One part of the Salvelinus fontinalis isolate EN_2023a chromosome 4, ASM2944872v1, whole genome shotgun sequence genome encodes these proteins:
- the LOC129854611 gene encoding lactadherin-like isoform X3, whose product MCRDLDGDYTCLCPSPYVGKQCQLRCISLMGMEGGEIVESQISASSVHYGIMGLQRWGPELARLNNQGMVNAWTAANHDKNPWMEINMQKKMRLTGIITQGASRMGIAEYIKVFKVSSSFDGKTYTPYRPAGQRKDKVFVGNIDNDSTKTNLFDPPIVAQFIRVIPVVCRKACTLRMELVGCELNVYSNTTGCSEPMGMKSRLVSDGQLSASSAFRTWGIDAFTWHPQFARLDKQGKTNAWSPTTNNRSEWLQVDLEKTKHLTGIITQGAKDFGVVQFVSAFKVAYSDDGQAWNLVKDENTNTEKIFQGNIDNNMHKKNLFEPPFYARYLRVVPWEWHERITLRMELLGCDF is encoded by the exons ATGTGTCGAGATCTGGATGGTGACTACACCTGCCTGTGCCCTTCACCCTACGTTGGAAAGCAATGCCAGCTCC GTTGTATCTCTctgatggggatggagggaggagaaatcGTAGAGTCTCAGATCTCGGCCTCCTCTGTACACTATGGCATTATGGGTCTTCAGCGCTGGGGTCCTGAACTGGCCCGGCTCAACAACCAGGGCATGGTCAACGCCTGGACCGCCGCCAACCATGACAAGAACCCCTGGATGGAG aTCAACATGCAAAAGAAGATGCGCCTAACTGGCATCATCACCCAGGGTGCCAGTCGAATGGGCATAGCTGAGTACATTAAGGTCTTTAAAGTGTCTTCCAGCTTTGATGGTAAGACCTACACCCCCTACAGACCAGCGGGACAGAGgaaggacaag GTGTTTGTGGGTAACATTGATAATGACAGCACCAAGACCAACCTGTTTGACCCTCCCATCGTGGCCCAGTTCATCCGTGTCATTCCTGTGGTGTGTCGCAAGGCCTGCACCCTGCGTATGGAGCTGGTGGGCTGTGAGCTCAATG TATATTCCAACACGACAGGTTGCTCTGAGCCAATGGGCATGAAGTCCCGCCTCGTCTCTGATGGACAGCTCTCGGCGTCCAGTGCCTTCCGCACCTGGGGCATTGATGCCTTCACCTGGCACCCACAGTTCGCCCGGCTAGACAAACAGGGCAAGACCAACGCCTGGTCCCCCACCACGAACAACCGCTCAGAGTGGCTACAG GTGGACCTGGAGAAGACCAAGCATCTGACAGGCATCATCACCCAGGGGGCCAAGGACTTTGGGGTGGTGCAGTTTGTGTCCGCCTTCAAAGTGGCCTACAGCGACGACGGACAGGCCTGGAACCTGGTGAAGGATGAGAACACCAACACAGAGAAG ATTTTCCAAGGCAACATTGACAACAACATGCATAAGAAGAACCTGTTTGAGCCTCCGTTCTACGCCCGCTACCTGCGCGTTGTGCCCTGGGAGTGGCACGAGCGCATCACCCTGCGCATGGAGCTGCTGGGCTGTGACTTCTAG